From the genome of Leptolyngbya subtilissima AS-A7, one region includes:
- a CDS encoding PucR family transcriptional regulator: MLSPLDNEPELINTLKVFFSEDCAPITTAKRLCIHRNTLTYRLEKITSLTGLDPRRFDEAVQIRLALLLQEFQGI, encoded by the coding sequence TTGCTCAGTCCTTTAGACAATGAACCCGAGTTAATCAATACTCTAAAGGTTTTCTTTTCTGAAGACTGCGCCCCAATCACGACGGCAAAGCGGCTTTGCATCCACCGCAACACCCTCACCTACCGCCTGGAAAAGATCACCTCCCTAACAGGGCTTGACCCTCGCCGGTTTGACGAGGCTGTGCAGATTCGTCTGGCGCTACTGCTCCAGGAGTTTCAGGGAATTTGA
- a CDS encoding PucR family transcriptional regulator — protein sequence MSKTFEHVAHVVAKQLSSLLQTAVFVSDSNQNLVASRQFHRHHRFDRKSHRDRASSNQYLSLPLYVHDQVGEVKIEQGMDGEVLSPKHARAFLDLLVSQLAAATFPQQQVYKNQVISNLLKGRITEEDTVLQQANLLGIDLTPPRAVILVDATDAMLSMSRALDEANPSQQRCSQAIVNSIVTFFNLPDETICADLGGGQFAVLKASDSKNLSPWAGHDTATRGDSLGCSWTNLEALKRAGDALLMRLREETGTTLSVGIGRYHPGLLGLARSYQDAQVALRLGRQFDGHNRVYCLDDLGIAAFACVADERTKVGPGPTFAQSFRQ from the coding sequence GTGTCAAAAACATTTGAACATGTTGCCCATGTAGTTGCTAAACAGCTGTCGTCGCTCCTGCAAACAGCCGTCTTTGTTAGTGACTCAAATCAAAACTTGGTAGCCAGTCGGCAGTTCCATCGACACCATCGCTTTGATAGAAAAAGCCACCGCGATCGGGCCTCATCTAATCAATACTTAAGTCTGCCGCTCTACGTACACGACCAAGTAGGGGAAGTCAAGATTGAACAGGGGATGGATGGTGAAGTGCTCTCCCCTAAGCATGCCCGCGCTTTTCTAGATTTGCTAGTGAGTCAACTGGCTGCTGCTACTTTCCCACAGCAACAAGTTTATAAGAATCAAGTCATTTCGAACTTGCTCAAAGGCCGCATCACTGAGGAAGACACGGTTCTTCAGCAGGCCAACCTGTTGGGTATTGATTTGACTCCCCCTAGAGCCGTGATTTTAGTCGATGCTACCGATGCCATGCTGTCCATGAGCCGAGCCCTCGACGAAGCTAACCCCAGCCAGCAGCGTTGCTCTCAAGCCATTGTCAACAGCATCGTCACATTCTTCAACCTGCCCGACGAAACTATTTGTGCCGATCTAGGGGGCGGCCAATTTGCTGTGCTCAAAGCTAGCGACAGCAAAAATCTGAGCCCCTGGGCCGGTCACGACACCGCCACCCGTGGCGATAGCTTAGGCTGCTCTTGGACCAACTTAGAGGCACTCAAACGGGCTGGCGATGCCCTCCTGATGCGGCTGCGAGAAGAAACGGGCACCACCCTCAGCGTTGGCATTGGTCGCTATCATCCCGGTTTGCTAGGCCTGGCGCGCTCCTACCAAGATGCCCAGGTTGCCCTGCGGCTAGGACGGCAGTTTGACGGTCACAACCGGGTTTACTGTCTAGATGATTTGGGTATTGCCGCCTTTGCCTGTGTTGCTGACGAACGCACCAAGGTAGGACCTGGCCCTACATTTGCTCAGTCCTTTAGACAATGA
- a CDS encoding glycosyltransferase family 9 protein, which yields MTCRLPIPLTAHILVVRSLPGLGDLLCAVPALRSLRSAYPFAKITWLGLPGTEWFSQRFNHLIDHWLPFPGFPGIPEGWQSPQKTVEFLGQIQCQHYDLVLQLHGNGSSINSFLALLGARQQAGFYLPGQFCPDPRYFLPYPQQGSEADRLLRLTEFLGLPEQRPELEFPLSEDEYEAGLQLLKSHDLSSGQYICLHPGANSADRRWSIDGFTQVAQSLANQGYRIVLTGTYAERGLTAQICAAVGAVSLDLAGCTALGELAVLLQQAALLICNDTGISHLGAALKVPSVVVFSNSEVERWAPSNSASGKGLEQGRHRIVDSRQTGAATAWAVLAQARSLLNAQSQLLPEVCYAR from the coding sequence ATGACCTGTCGCCTCCCAATACCGCTGACTGCTCACATTTTAGTCGTGCGTTCTTTACCCGGCCTGGGAGATCTGCTTTGTGCTGTGCCGGCACTGCGATCGCTGCGATCGGCATACCCATTTGCCAAAATCACCTGGCTGGGGTTACCCGGAACGGAATGGTTTAGCCAGCGATTTAACCATCTGATTGATCATTGGTTGCCGTTTCCAGGTTTCCCTGGCATTCCTGAGGGCTGGCAGAGCCCACAAAAGACAGTTGAATTTTTAGGGCAGATCCAGTGCCAGCACTACGATTTGGTGTTGCAACTCCACGGCAACGGCAGCTCGATTAATTCTTTTCTCGCGCTGCTGGGGGCCAGACAGCAGGCGGGGTTTTATCTGCCAGGTCAATTTTGTCCTGATCCCCGCTACTTTTTGCCCTATCCACAGCAGGGATCAGAGGCCGATCGGTTGCTGCGGCTGACGGAGTTTTTGGGCCTGCCGGAGCAGCGCCCAGAACTGGAGTTTCCGCTGTCAGAGGATGAGTATGAGGCGGGGCTACAGCTACTAAAGTCCCACGACCTGTCCTCAGGCCAATACATCTGCCTGCATCCGGGGGCAAATAGCGCAGATCGCCGCTGGTCGATTGACGGGTTCACTCAGGTCGCTCAATCGCTGGCGAACCAGGGCTACCGCATTGTGCTGACGGGCACCTATGCTGAGCGGGGGCTGACCGCACAGATCTGTGCCGCTGTAGGGGCTGTATCGCTTGATTTGGCTGGTTGTACAGCCCTGGGGGAGTTAGCAGTGCTGCTGCAGCAAGCGGCGCTACTGATCTGCAACGACACCGGCATTTCACACCTGGGGGCCGCGCTCAAGGTGCCGAGCGTGGTGGTGTTTAGCAACTCAGAGGTAGAGCGCTGGGCTCCCAGCAACAGCGCTTCAGGGAAGGGTTTGGAACAGGGCCGCCACCGTATCGTTGACAGCCGTCAGACTGGAGCGGCTACCGCTTGGGCGGTGCTGGCTCAGGCGCGATCGCTCCTCAACGCTCAGTCTCAACTCCTACCAGAGGTGTGCTATGCCCGCTAA
- a CDS encoding glycosyltransferase family 9 protein → MPAKTTAQRQKVLVLNIRGGSALLELRTTFPEAELTVVESSQIASWLSADEATLVDWQQAIGWLRQGGFDAAIILTAPGQSPYTLGYLCYLAGIPIRIGRSSEFGGQVLNRCATPDQDDDALAVLLRGSGRSLASALR, encoded by the coding sequence ATGCCCGCTAAAACAACCGCTCAACGGCAAAAGGTCCTGGTTCTCAACATTCGTGGGGGCAGTGCGCTGCTGGAGTTGCGAACCACGTTCCCCGAGGCCGAACTGACGGTGGTTGAATCTAGCCAAATCGCAAGCTGGTTGAGCGCCGATGAGGCGACGCTGGTGGACTGGCAGCAGGCGATTGGCTGGTTGCGCCAAGGTGGGTTTGACGCGGCCATAATTCTCACGGCACCGGGGCAGTCTCCCTACACCCTGGGCTACCTCTGCTATTTGGCGGGCATCCCGATTCGCATCGGCCGGTCTAGCGAGTTTGGGGGGCAGGTGCTGAACCGCTGTGCGACGCCAGACCAAGACGACGACGCTTTGGCGGTCCTGCTGAGGGGGAGCGGGCGATCGCTGGCCTCGGCACTCCGCTAA
- a CDS encoding glycosyltransferase translates to MRRLRILTWHVHGSYLYYLTQAPHDFYLPTKPGFPEGYGGRLPGFDWGSNVHDIPAEAVQHQEFDCILFQSARNYQEDQYELLSPEQRQLPQLFLEHDPPRQQPTDTRHVVDDPHLLLVHVTAFNQLMWDCGSTPTRVVEHGVMVPEGVRYSGEIPRGIVVVNGLRSRGRRLGADVFEQVRQQVPLDLVGMDAESLGGLGEVDHTALPELVARYRFFFHPIRYTSLGLAVCEAMCLGVPVVGLATTELAMVVENGVSGYIDTNPAALVPRMQQLIDDPALAQRLSQGAQRAGMARFNMPRFVQDWNAAFAEALELGRDRQSHRAPALI, encoded by the coding sequence ATGCGACGACTGCGAATTCTCACCTGGCACGTACACGGTAGTTATCTCTACTACCTAACCCAGGCCCCCCACGACTTTTACTTGCCCACCAAACCGGGCTTTCCGGAGGGCTACGGCGGGCGGCTGCCGGGGTTTGACTGGGGCAGCAACGTCCACGATATTCCGGCCGAAGCTGTGCAGCACCAGGAGTTTGACTGCATTTTGTTTCAGTCGGCCCGCAACTACCAGGAAGATCAGTACGAGCTGCTCAGCCCAGAGCAACGGCAGCTGCCCCAGCTGTTTTTAGAGCACGACCCGCCTCGGCAGCAGCCCACAGACACTCGCCATGTGGTGGACGATCCTCACCTGCTGCTGGTGCATGTGACGGCCTTTAACCAGCTGATGTGGGACTGTGGCTCTACACCAACTCGGGTGGTTGAACATGGCGTGATGGTACCCGAGGGCGTGCGCTATTCGGGCGAGATTCCGAGGGGCATTGTGGTGGTTAACGGGCTGCGATCGCGCGGTCGCCGCCTGGGGGCCGATGTGTTTGAGCAGGTGCGTCAGCAGGTGCCTCTCGACTTGGTGGGCATGGATGCCGAGAGCTTGGGCGGTCTGGGCGAAGTGGACCATACCGCGCTGCCGGAGCTGGTGGCCCGCTATCGGTTCTTCTTTCACCCAATTCGCTATACCAGTTTGGGTCTGGCGGTGTGCGAAGCGATGTGCTTGGGGGTGCCGGTGGTAGGGCTCGCCACCACAGAGCTAGCCATGGTGGTTGAAAACGGCGTCTCGGGCTACATCGACACCAACCCGGCAGCCCTGGTGCCCCGCATGCAGCAGCTGATCGACGACCCGGCCCTGGCCCAGCGCCTGAGCCAGGGAGCCCAGCGGGCGGGCATGGCCCGGTTCAACATGCCGCGATTTGTGCAGGACTGGAATGCTGCCTTTGCTGAAGCGCTGGAGTTGGGGCGCGATCGCCAAAGCCACCGCGCCCCGGCCCTAATCTAG
- a CDS encoding glycosyltransferase gives MTKRIAIISEHASPLGSFGGTDSGGQNVYVGQTAKQLAALGYQVDVFTRRDDAALPELMLWHNGIRIIHVPAGPPEPVPKEDLLPHMGSFSRYVLAFARRQQRQNEGYHLIHANFWMSALVASQVKQHLGIPFVVTFHALGKVRRRHQGQADRFPNERFAVEEQVVETADGIVAECPQDRDDLIQLYGAKADKIHIVPCGVDLSEFWPVPKAQARATLGLSMQERVVLQLGRMVPRKGVDTVIEAIAMLAQQDLPTRLVVVGGESPLPDPEKTPEIGRLQALTAKLGLQDRVTFVGQREREVLKYFYSAADLFVTTPWYEPFGITPLEAMACGTPVIGSNVGGIKFTVRDGETGYLVSPKAAGELCDRIAFLYRHPDVLNLFGRQALRHVTRQFTWPKVASALASIYESVLAKTAAPDVSVDTTEADLAQMEARFDAAILALRQSRRLLSGDILAVSRRLSQCFSRGGKVLVCGNGGSAADAQHFAAELVGRFQCQQRAGLPVMALTADTALLTAWANDVGYNDIFARQVSTFAQPEDVLVVISTSGRSRNLIEAVAAAKTRNVHCIGLLGGSGGDLLPLVDEAICVPSPDPQRIQEVQILTLHLICEWIEDDLRRSDRPIQRSLASVPPAKAIETPRPTASVSASQSG, from the coding sequence ATGACTAAGCGGATTGCCATCATCAGTGAACATGCCTCGCCCCTGGGCAGCTTTGGCGGCACCGACAGCGGTGGACAGAATGTCTATGTGGGTCAAACGGCCAAACAGCTGGCGGCCCTGGGCTACCAGGTGGATGTCTTCACCCGCCGCGATGACGCGGCCCTGCCGGAGCTGATGCTGTGGCACAACGGCATTCGCATTATCCATGTGCCGGCGGGGCCGCCGGAGCCGGTGCCTAAGGAAGACCTGCTGCCCCACATGGGAAGTTTTAGTCGCTACGTGCTAGCCTTTGCCCGGCGACAGCAGCGGCAGAATGAGGGCTACCACCTGATCCACGCCAATTTTTGGATGTCGGCCTTGGTGGCCAGCCAGGTGAAACAGCATCTGGGAATTCCGTTTGTGGTTACGTTTCACGCCCTGGGCAAGGTGCGGCGGCGGCACCAGGGGCAGGCCGACCGGTTTCCCAATGAGCGCTTCGCCGTTGAAGAGCAGGTGGTGGAAACAGCGGACGGCATTGTGGCCGAATGCCCCCAGGATCGCGACGACCTGATTCAGCTCTACGGCGCTAAGGCCGACAAAATTCACATCGTGCCCTGCGGCGTCGATCTGAGCGAGTTTTGGCCGGTTCCCAAAGCCCAGGCGCGGGCAACCCTGGGGCTGTCGATGCAGGAGCGGGTGGTGCTCCAGCTGGGCCGCATGGTGCCGCGCAAGGGGGTCGATACGGTGATTGAGGCGATCGCCATGCTGGCCCAGCAAGATCTGCCCACGCGGCTGGTGGTGGTGGGCGGCGAATCGCCGCTGCCTGACCCTGAAAAAACGCCCGAAATTGGCCGGTTGCAGGCGCTGACGGCAAAGCTGGGCCTCCAGGATCGAGTCACCTTTGTCGGCCAGCGGGAGCGAGAGGTGCTGAAGTATTTCTACAGCGCCGCCGATTTGTTTGTGACCACCCCCTGGTACGAACCCTTTGGCATCACTCCGCTGGAGGCGATGGCCTGCGGCACCCCCGTGATCGGCTCCAACGTGGGGGGGATCAAGTTCACCGTGCGGGATGGGGAGACGGGCTACCTGGTGTCGCCCAAGGCAGCGGGGGAGCTGTGCGATCGCATCGCCTTTCTCTACCGGCATCCCGACGTGCTCAACCTGTTTGGGCGGCAGGCCCTGCGCCACGTGACCCGCCAGTTCACCTGGCCTAAGGTGGCTAGCGCCCTAGCCTCGATCTACGAGTCTGTCCTGGCTAAAACCGCTGCCCCAGACGTTTCAGTAGACACCACCGAGGCCGATCTGGCTCAGATGGAAGCCCGCTTTGACGCCGCGATTTTGGCCCTGCGCCAGTCGCGCCGCTTGCTCAGCGGCGATATTTTGGCGGTGTCGCGTCGGCTCAGCCAGTGCTTTAGCCGCGGGGGCAAGGTGCTGGTGTGCGGCAACGGGGGCAGCGCTGCCGATGCCCAACACTTTGCCGCCGAGCTAGTGGGCCGCTTTCAGTGCCAGCAGCGGGCCGGGCTGCCGGTGATGGCCCTGACCGCCGACACCGCCCTGCTCACCGCCTGGGCCAACGACGTGGGCTATAACGACATCTTTGCCCGCCAGGTGTCTACCTTTGCCCAGCCTGAAGATGTGCTGGTGGTGATCAGCACCAGCGGCCGCTCCCGCAACTTAATCGAGGCGGTGGCTGCGGCCAAAACCCGCAACGTCCACTGCATTGGGCTGCTGGGCGGCAGTGGCGGTGACCTACTGCCTCTGGTAGATGAGGCGATCTGCGTACCCAGCCCCGATCCTCAACGCATTCAGGAGGTGCAGATTTTAACCCTGCACCTGATCTGCGAGTGGATTGAGGACGATTTGCGGCGATCGGACCGCCCTATCCAGCGATCGCTGGCGAGCGTCCCCCCCGCCAAGGCGATCGAGACCCCTCGTCCCACCGCGTCGGTCTCGGCCAGCCAGAGCGGCTGA